From a single Nostoc edaphicum CCNP1411 genomic region:
- the ntrB gene encoding nitrate ABC transporter permease yields MTLAQKRPASPRLSNSFISSLKKQFPDLIPPAIAIAIFLILWQLFAWTPGATLPGPIQVIQDTWVLILWPFYDRGGIDKGLFWQILASLQRVAISYTLAAIVGIGLGILIGVNRTMSKALDPIFQLLRTVPPLAWVPISLAALRQNEPAALFVIFITAIWPILINTAVGVTQIPQDYNNVAKVLQLSRKEYFTNILIPAALPYIFTGLRIAIGLAWLAIIAAEIVMSGIVGIGFFIWDAYQNNNVSEVILALVYIGVVGLLLDKAMGWLQNKILPAEQK; encoded by the coding sequence ATGACACTTGCCCAAAAACGCCCTGCAAGCCCTAGATTGAGTAATAGCTTTATATCTAGTCTGAAAAAGCAATTTCCTGACCTGATACCACCTGCGATCGCGATCGCCATCTTCCTCATTCTCTGGCAACTCTTCGCCTGGACTCCCGGCGCCACATTACCAGGGCCAATACAGGTTATCCAAGACACTTGGGTACTCATTCTCTGGCCATTTTATGACCGAGGTGGCATTGATAAAGGTCTATTTTGGCAGATTCTCGCTAGTCTGCAACGGGTTGCTATCAGTTATACCCTAGCTGCGATCGTTGGTATTGGCTTGGGCATTTTGATTGGGGTTAATAGAACCATGTCCAAAGCATTAGACCCCATCTTTCAACTACTGCGGACTGTACCACCTCTAGCTTGGGTTCCAATTTCTTTAGCAGCTTTACGACAAAACGAACCCGCAGCATTATTCGTAATTTTCATTACGGCAATTTGGCCCATCTTAATTAACACTGCTGTCGGTGTTACCCAAATTCCCCAAGATTACAACAACGTCGCCAAAGTTCTCCAACTTAGCCGCAAAGAATATTTCACTAACATTTTGATTCCTGCGGCATTACCCTACATCTTTACCGGTTTGAGAATTGCAATCGGTTTAGCTTGGTTAGCGATTATCGCTGCCGAAATCGTCATGTCCGGTATTGTCGGCATCGGCTTTTTCATCTGGGATGCCTATCAAAATAACAACGTCAGCGAAGTGATTTTAGCTCTAGTTTATATCGGTGTTGTTGGGTTGCTCCTAGATAAAGCAATGGGTTGGCTTCAAAACAAGATTTTACCAGCAGAGCAAAAATAG
- a CDS encoding nitrate ABC transporter ATP-binding protein (This model describes the ATP binding subunits of ATP-binding cassette (ABC) transporters for nitrate transport, or for bicarbonate transport, in bacteria and archaea.) yields MSMFVAVDQIEKVFELTGGGKYIALKGIDLQIRKGEFVSLIGHSGCGKSTLLNMIAGLDLPTEGIVTLEGQKITKPGPDRMVVFQNYSLLPWRTVRENIALAVDSVMKGLPASDRNAIIEKHIDMVGLRPHADKQPGMLSGGQKQRVAIARALAIRPKLLLLDEPFGALDALTRGNLQEQLMQICEENQVTAVMVTHDVDEAVLLSDRIVMLTNGPESKIGDILEVDIPRPRKRMEVVEHPSYYSLRSEMIYFLNQQKRIKKIRARKTADINRHGLEKVNLEIGFLPLTACAPLAVAKEKGFFVKHGLDEVNLVRESSWRGIEDGISGGYLDAAQMPSGMPMWLTLGGHNNQPLPVVTALTMTRNGNAITLAKHFYEQGVQTLSDFKRYLLRTREQRHTMGVVHAASMHNLLLRYWLAAGGIDPDSDVDMKTIPPAQMVADLKAGSIDGYCVGEPWNYRAAVENVGFTIATDLEVWLGHPGKVLGVREDWAENYPNTHIALTKALLEACVYCANPENTQEIRQILAGRDYVSTDLEYIQLEDPDSLTCDLDHPLRDYAHLQFYSDSAINRPSRTEQIWIMSQLARWGDTPFPRNWVEVVERVCRVRVFSTAARELGLDISYIRQPIQLFDGTPFNADDPIAYLNNLKIKRDFSVAEVVLDAPRRRLAS; encoded by the coding sequence ATAAGTATGTTTGTAGCTGTTGATCAAATTGAAAAAGTTTTTGAATTAACTGGTGGTGGCAAATATATTGCCCTCAAAGGAATCGATCTTCAAATTAGAAAAGGAGAATTTGTCTCTCTTATTGGTCACTCCGGTTGCGGTAAATCCACTCTATTAAATATGATTGCGGGTTTGGATTTGCCAACTGAGGGTATTGTCACTCTCGAAGGACAAAAAATCACCAAACCCGGCCCAGACAGAATGGTGGTGTTCCAAAATTATTCGTTATTACCCTGGCGGACAGTAAGAGAAAATATTGCCCTCGCGGTGGACTCGGTAATGAAGGGTTTACCCGCAAGCGATCGCAACGCCATTATCGAAAAACATATTGATATGGTAGGTTTGCGTCCCCATGCTGACAAACAGCCGGGAATGTTATCAGGTGGACAAAAGCAGCGAGTTGCGATCGCCCGCGCCTTAGCGATTCGTCCCAAATTACTGCTGCTAGATGAACCCTTTGGTGCGTTGGATGCACTCACACGCGGCAATTTGCAAGAACAACTCATGCAAATCTGCGAAGAAAATCAAGTTACCGCCGTGATGGTGACACATGATGTCGATGAAGCGGTGCTGTTATCTGACAGAATCGTGATGCTAACCAACGGCCCCGAATCTAAAATTGGTGACATTCTAGAAGTAGATATTCCCAGACCCCGCAAGCGGATGGAAGTAGTAGAACATCCCAGCTACTACAGCTTGCGGAGTGAGATGATTTACTTCCTCAATCAGCAAAAACGGATTAAGAAAATTCGGGCGCGGAAAACTGCCGATATTAACCGTCATGGATTAGAAAAAGTTAACCTAGAAATTGGCTTTTTACCTCTTACCGCTTGCGCCCCCTTAGCAGTTGCTAAAGAAAAAGGCTTTTTTGTCAAGCATGGTTTAGATGAAGTTAACCTTGTGCGCGAAAGTAGCTGGCGGGGTATAGAAGATGGCATCAGTGGCGGTTATTTAGATGCGGCGCAAATGCCTTCAGGGATGCCGATGTGGCTAACTTTGGGAGGACATAATAACCAACCCCTACCCGTTGTCACCGCCCTCACGATGACTCGCAACGGTAACGCCATCACCTTGGCAAAACACTTTTATGAACAAGGTGTACAAACCTTATCAGATTTCAAAAGATACCTGCTTCGCACCCGCGAACAACGGCACACAATGGGAGTAGTACATGCCGCATCGATGCACAACTTACTGCTGCGTTACTGGCTAGCGGCTGGTGGAATTGACCCCGATAGCGATGTGGATATGAAAACCATTCCCCCAGCGCAGATGGTAGCCGACCTCAAAGCTGGAAGCATTGATGGTTACTGCGTAGGCGAACCTTGGAACTACCGCGCGGCTGTGGAAAATGTCGGCTTTACCATCGCTACCGACTTAGAAGTTTGGTTGGGACATCCCGGTAAAGTTCTTGGTGTGCGGGAAGATTGGGCAGAAAATTATCCAAATACGCATATTGCCTTAACCAAAGCTTTGTTAGAAGCTTGCGTATATTGTGCAAATCCCGAAAATACCCAAGAGATTCGGCAAATTTTAGCAGGGCGAGATTATGTCAGCACTGATTTAGAATACATTCAACTCGAAGATCCAGATAGTCTCACCTGTGACTTAGACCATCCATTGCGAGACTATGCCCATCTCCAATTTTATTCCGATTCTGCGATCAACCGTCCCAGTCGCACCGAACAAATTTGGATTATGAGTCAATTGGCGCGTTGGGGTGACACTCCCTTCCCCAGAAATTGGGTAGAAGTTGTTGAACGGGTGTGTCGCGTGCGTGTTTTCAGCACCGCCGCACGAGAATTAGGTTTGGATATTAGCTATATTCGCCAACCGATTCAACTGTTCGACGGTACTCCCTTTAATGCCGATGATCCGATCGCTTATCTCAACAACTTAAAAATTAAACGTGATTTTTCAGTCGCGGAAGTTGTTCTTGATGCACCGAGAAGAAGACTTGCATCATAA
- a CDS encoding methyltransferase domain-containing protein, whose product MSSQNYVFQDNQHDTEHIRLSAIQDEFDPDSRRRLSQIGIAAGWSALEVGAGMGSIMSWMAEQVSAQGKVVAVDIDTRFIENTNLPNVEVRCLDIAKKKLDTSCFDVCHARYVLLHIRDWKKAIENIWQSLKPGGWLVIEEPDFETSKAVAHPDKESVNRVNKAILAMYESMGIDPCFGSCLPQIFQQLGSEKIMVETYVPFANGGSRISQIMKMSAQHLAERYIATGVCLQADVERYITVADDPSVWAYYYTTVATIGRKPLG is encoded by the coding sequence ATGTCATCGCAAAACTATGTTTTTCAGGACAATCAGCATGATACAGAACATATCCGGCTATCTGCAATCCAGGATGAGTTTGACCCTGATTCGCGTCGCAGGCTTTCTCAAATTGGTATTGCAGCAGGATGGTCAGCCCTTGAGGTTGGTGCCGGTATGGGATCGATAATGAGTTGGATGGCGGAACAGGTGAGTGCTCAAGGAAAAGTGGTAGCAGTAGATATTGACACACGTTTTATCGAAAACACAAATCTACCTAACGTTGAAGTACGGTGTCTAGACATTGCAAAAAAAAAGCTAGATACCTCGTGCTTCGACGTATGCCATGCTCGTTACGTATTACTGCACATCCGCGATTGGAAAAAGGCTATTGAAAACATTTGGCAATCTCTTAAGCCAGGCGGTTGGCTAGTTATTGAGGAGCCAGATTTCGAGACATCTAAGGCAGTCGCTCACCCTGACAAAGAGTCAGTTAATCGGGTCAATAAAGCAATCTTGGCGATGTATGAGTCAATGGGTATTGATCCTTGCTTTGGGAGCTGCTTACCTCAAATTTTCCAGCAGCTTGGGTCTGAAAAAATCATGGTTGAAACCTATGTGCCTTTTGCAAATGGTGGGTCACGCATCTCCCAAATTATGAAGATGTCGGCACAGCATTTGGCAGAACGCTACATTGCAACTGGTGTGTGCTTGCAAGCCGATGTAGAGCGATATATCACTGTGGCAGATGACCCGTCAGTATGGGCGTACTACTACACAACAGTAGCTACAATTGGGCGAAAACCCTTGGGTTGA
- the purH gene encoding bifunctional phosphoribosylaminoimidazolecarboxamide formyltransferase/IMP cyclohydrolase: protein MARLALLSVSNKTGIIDLARSLVEEFDFDLISSGGTAQALKDAGLPVTKVADYTGSPEILGGRVKTLHPRIHGGILARRDFPEDITDLENNQIRPIDLVVVNLYPFEETIAKPGVTLLEAVEQIDIGGPAMLRASSKNFAHLAVLCDPAQYDEYLQELRQNNGEASLEFRQKAALKGFSHTASYDQAIASYLAEAQQYTLSGTQLQSLRYGENPHQPATWYQTGTTSTGWAAATKLQGKELSYNNLVDLEAARRIIAEFTDIPAATIIKHTNPCGTALGSSIFEAYQKAFNADSTSAFGGIVALNRPIDAATASELTKTFLECVVAPSCEAEAEEILAKKSNVRVLTLADLSSGPKDTVKAIAGGFLVQASDDVIADASQWQVVTERQPTADELAELLFAWKVCKHVKSNAIVVTSDRTTLGVGAGQMNRVGSVKIALEQAQEKAKGATLASDGFFPFDDSVKTAAAAGITAIVQPGGSLRDKDSIKAANELGLLMVLTGVRHFLH from the coding sequence ATGGCGCGTCTAGCCCTGCTGAGTGTATCTAATAAAACTGGTATAATTGACCTAGCCCGTAGCTTGGTTGAAGAATTCGACTTTGATTTAATCAGCAGTGGGGGAACAGCCCAAGCCCTCAAAGATGCGGGACTCCCTGTCACCAAAGTTGCAGATTACACAGGTTCTCCAGAAATTTTAGGTGGTCGAGTCAAAACGCTGCATCCCAGAATTCATGGTGGGATTTTGGCACGGCGCGATTTTCCCGAAGATATTACAGATTTAGAAAATAACCAAATTCGCCCGATTGATTTAGTGGTAGTGAATCTATATCCTTTTGAGGAAACGATCGCTAAACCAGGGGTAACATTATTAGAAGCTGTTGAACAAATTGATATCGGTGGGCCAGCAATGCTACGGGCATCATCGAAAAACTTTGCCCATCTCGCTGTATTATGCGATCCAGCACAGTATGACGAGTATTTACAGGAATTGCGCCAAAATAACGGCGAAGCATCCCTAGAGTTTCGCCAAAAGGCAGCTTTAAAAGGATTTTCGCACACTGCTAGTTATGATCAAGCGATCGCATCTTATCTCGCAGAAGCACAGCAATACACCCTCAGCGGTACACAATTACAATCTCTGCGTTATGGTGAGAATCCCCATCAACCCGCCACCTGGTATCAAACTGGTACTACTTCAACAGGATGGGCAGCTGCAACAAAACTCCAAGGCAAAGAACTTAGTTACAATAACTTAGTTGATTTAGAAGCCGCACGCCGAATTATTGCTGAATTCACTGATATCCCAGCCGCAACGATTATCAAACATACAAATCCTTGTGGTACGGCACTAGGAAGCAGTATTTTTGAAGCCTATCAAAAAGCTTTCAATGCTGATTCTACTTCTGCCTTTGGTGGGATTGTGGCACTCAACCGTCCCATTGATGCGGCGACAGCCAGCGAATTAACCAAAACATTTTTGGAATGTGTGGTTGCACCAAGTTGTGAAGCCGAAGCTGAAGAAATCCTGGCTAAGAAATCTAATGTGCGAGTTTTGACTCTAGCTGATTTGAGCAGTGGCCCCAAGGATACAGTAAAAGCGATCGCAGGTGGTTTCCTTGTCCAAGCTAGCGATGACGTAATTGCTGACGCCAGTCAATGGCAAGTTGTAACTGAACGTCAACCAACAGCCGACGAATTAGCCGAATTGCTGTTTGCGTGGAAAGTTTGTAAACACGTTAAATCCAATGCCATTGTTGTGACAAGCGATCGCACTACACTAGGAGTAGGTGCTGGTCAAATGAACCGTGTCGGCTCAGTTAAAATTGCCCTAGAACAAGCTCAAGAAAAAGCCAAAGGTGCAACTCTAGCCAGTGATGGATTCTTCCCCTTCGATGATTCTGTGAAAACAGCCGCAGCCGCAGGAATTACAGCCATCGTCCAACCAGGAGGAAGTTTGCGCGATAAAGATTCAATCAAAGCTGCTAACGAACTAGGTTTACTGATGGTTTTAACTGGTGTACGTCACTTTTTACACTAA
- the argJ gene encoding bifunctional ornithine acetyltransferase/N-acetylglutamate synthase, which produces MADWQEITGGITAPRGYQAAGITAGLKPSGLPDLALIFSEAEAIAAGVFTTSQVKAACVEYCRQRLQAKQSARAILCNAGQANAATGTQGNLDTIESALAVGQALNIPSESVLLASTGVIGQRIKMDALRSGIPKVVAALSDTGSDAAAGAIVTTDLVTKSIALETTIGDRPVRIGGIAKGSGMIHPNMATMLAFVTCDAVVSPHLWQQMLTRAADRSFNSITVDGDTSTNDSLIALANGQSRTPAIIEWGAEAEKLEAMLTAVCQHLAKAIARDGEGATCLIEVEVTGAHDELSARQIAKTIAGSSLVKSAIFGRDPNWGRIAAAAGRAGVPFEQENLQIKLGDFLMLENGQPLQFDRAAASAYLKKAATGAYLQQDTVLISVNVGNGYGVGKAWGCDLSYDYVKINAEYTT; this is translated from the coding sequence ATGGCAGATTGGCAAGAAATAACAGGTGGCATCACAGCACCAAGGGGGTATCAAGCGGCGGGAATTACCGCAGGGTTGAAACCTTCGGGGTTACCAGATTTAGCTTTGATATTCTCAGAAGCAGAAGCGATCGCAGCTGGTGTATTCACCACCAGCCAAGTGAAAGCTGCTTGTGTAGAATATTGTCGCCAACGCTTGCAAGCCAAACAAAGCGCTCGTGCCATCCTCTGCAACGCTGGACAAGCAAACGCCGCTACAGGGACTCAAGGCAACCTTGATACCATAGAATCTGCTCTGGCAGTAGGTCAAGCCCTAAACATTCCATCTGAATCTGTGTTATTGGCTTCCACTGGCGTGATTGGTCAAAGAATTAAGATGGATGCTTTGCGAAGCGGGATTCCCAAAGTAGTAGCAGCACTATCAGATACAGGCTCAGATGCCGCCGCCGGAGCGATTGTTACTACAGACTTGGTGACAAAATCTATTGCTTTAGAGACAACTATAGGCGATCGCCCGGTACGAATTGGTGGGATTGCCAAAGGTTCCGGTATGATTCACCCCAACATGGCAACCATGCTGGCATTTGTTACTTGTGATGCTGTAGTTTCGCCTCACCTTTGGCAACAGATGTTAACAAGGGCCGCTGATAGAAGCTTTAATTCCATTACTGTGGATGGTGATACCAGCACCAACGACAGCTTAATCGCCTTGGCAAACGGTCAATCCCGCACCCCAGCAATTATAGAATGGGGCGCAGAAGCAGAGAAATTAGAGGCGATGTTAACAGCAGTTTGCCAGCATTTAGCCAAAGCGATCGCTCGTGATGGTGAAGGTGCAACTTGTCTCATTGAAGTGGAAGTGACTGGCGCTCATGACGAACTCTCAGCCCGACAAATAGCCAAAACCATCGCCGGTTCATCCTTAGTTAAATCTGCAATTTTTGGACGCGATCCAAATTGGGGACGCATCGCCGCCGCCGCCGGACGTGCAGGTGTACCATTTGAGCAAGAAAACTTGCAAATTAAGCTAGGGGATTTCTTAATGTTAGAAAACGGGCAACCTCTGCAATTTGATCGTGCAGCAGCGAGTGCTTATTTGAAAAAAGCAGCCACAGGTGCTTATCTGCAACAGGATACGGTGTTAATCTCCGTTAACGTTGGCAATGGTTATGGCGTGGGTAAAGCTTGGGGTTGTGATTTGAGTTACGACTACGTGAAGATTAACGCCGAATATACTACGTAA
- a CDS encoding CmpA/NrtA family ABC transporter substrate-binding protein, giving the protein MTEFFNQISRRKFIFTAGASAGAVFLKGCLGNPPENLTGGSNQVQPTAQTVANISPEQTPETTTVKLGYIPIVEAAPLIIAKEKGFFAKYGMTNVDLSKQASWGAARDNVEIGSAGGGIDGGQWQMPMPHLITEGLITKGNQKIPMYVLCQLITHGNGIAIASKHQGKGISLQLASAKSLFTELKSSTPFTAAFTFPHVNQDLWIRYWLAAGGLDPDADVKLLTVPAAQTVANMQTGTMDAFSTGDPWPYRLVQDKIGYVAALTAEIWKNHPEEYLAMRGDWVDKNPKATKAILKGIMEAQQWLDNFDNRKEAAQILAGRNYFNLSSPEILADPYQGKYDMGDGRKIDDKSMAAYYWKDEKGSVSYPYKSHDLWFIVENVRWGFLPKDYLDNNAAKAKELINKVNREDIWKEAAKEAGITTADIPTNTSRGVEEFFDGIKFDPEKPEEYLKSLKIKKVSV; this is encoded by the coding sequence ATGACAGAATTTTTTAATCAAATTTCTCGCCGCAAATTCATCTTCACAGCCGGAGCATCTGCGGGTGCTGTATTCCTCAAAGGCTGTTTGGGTAATCCTCCTGAAAACCTTACTGGTGGAAGCAACCAAGTACAGCCAACTGCTCAAACGGTTGCTAATATTAGTCCCGAACAAACACCAGAAACTACTACAGTCAAGTTAGGATATATTCCCATTGTAGAAGCGGCTCCTTTAATTATTGCTAAAGAAAAAGGCTTTTTTGCAAAGTATGGGATGACTAATGTTGACCTTTCCAAACAAGCTTCTTGGGGTGCAGCCAGAGACAACGTAGAAATTGGTTCTGCGGGTGGTGGGATAGATGGCGGTCAATGGCAGATGCCAATGCCACATTTAATTACAGAAGGTTTAATTACCAAGGGCAATCAAAAAATTCCCATGTATGTATTATGTCAATTGATTACGCATGGAAATGGAATTGCGATCGCAAGCAAGCACCAAGGCAAAGGTATTAGTTTACAACTCGCTAGCGCTAAGTCCCTATTCACGGAATTAAAATCTTCAACCCCCTTCACTGCCGCATTCACCTTTCCCCACGTAAACCAAGATTTGTGGATTCGCTACTGGTTAGCAGCAGGCGGCTTAGATCCGGATGCAGATGTCAAATTGCTCACAGTACCAGCCGCGCAAACTGTGGCCAACATGCAAACAGGAACAATGGATGCCTTTAGTACAGGCGACCCCTGGCCATATCGTCTGGTGCAAGACAAAATTGGCTACGTAGCAGCATTAACCGCAGAAATTTGGAAAAATCATCCTGAAGAATATCTAGCCATGAGAGGCGATTGGGTTGATAAAAATCCCAAGGCTACCAAAGCAATTTTAAAAGGAATTATGGAAGCCCAACAATGGCTAGATAATTTTGATAATCGCAAAGAAGCGGCTCAAATTCTGGCTGGACGAAATTATTTCAATCTTTCTTCACCGGAAATATTAGCAGATCCATACCAAGGTAAATATGACATGGGTGATGGTCGCAAGATTGATGATAAATCAATGGCTGCTTACTACTGGAAAGATGAAAAAGGTAGTGTTTCCTATCCCTATAAGAGTCATGATTTGTGGTTCATAGTTGAAAATGTTCGTTGGGGATTTCTGCCAAAAGATTACCTAGATAATAATGCTGCTAAAGCTAAAGAACTTATCAACAAAGTCAACCGCGAAGATATTTGGAAAGAAGCTGCCAAAGAAGCTGGAATTACTACTGCTGATATTCCTACAAATACATCCCGTGGTGTAGAAGAGTTTTTTGATGGCATCAAATTTGACCCCGAAAAGCCAGAAGAATATCTCAAGAGTTTGAAAATCAAAAAGGTCAGTGTTTAG
- the gatB gene encoding Asp-tRNA(Asn)/Glu-tRNA(Gln) amidotransferase subunit GatB, giving the protein MTTATTVKTEYEAIIGLETHCQLSTNTKIFSNSSTAFGADPNTNIDPVCMGLPGVLPVLNEKVLEYAVKAGLALNCQIAKYSKFDRKQYFYPDLPKNYQISQYDLPIAEHGWLEIELVDAEGNPTRKRIGITRLHMEEDAGKLVHAGSDRLSGSSYSLVDYNRAGIPLVEIVSEPDLRSGLEAAEYAEELRRIVRYLGVSDGNMQEGSLRCDVNISVRPVGRKEFGTKVEIKNMNSFSAIQRAIDYEIERQIAAIEAGDRIIQETRLWEEGAQRTSSMRVKEGSSDYRYFPEPDLSPIEVTNAQLEQWRSELPELPAQKRHHYESELGLSAYDARVLTEDRPVTEYFETAIASGANPKAAANWITQDIAAHLNKQKLNITEIALTPINLADIITRIETGKISNAQAKQKLPDLLSGVSPEKAFAGLELITDPSVLEPIVDEVIAANSKELEKYRNGNTNLKGFFVGQVLKKTDKRADPKLTNELVEKKLNA; this is encoded by the coding sequence ATGACGACTGCTACAACTGTAAAAACTGAGTATGAAGCGATTATTGGTCTAGAAACCCATTGTCAGCTAAGTACTAACACCAAGATTTTTTCTAATAGCTCTACGGCATTCGGTGCTGACCCCAATACTAACATTGACCCGGTTTGTATGGGTTTGCCTGGGGTTTTACCTGTACTCAATGAAAAAGTATTAGAATACGCCGTCAAAGCTGGTTTGGCACTTAATTGTCAAATCGCTAAATACAGCAAGTTTGACCGGAAACAGTATTTTTATCCAGATTTACCCAAAAATTACCAAATTTCTCAATACGATTTACCGATCGCAGAACACGGTTGGTTAGAAATTGAGTTGGTAGATGCTGAGGGGAATCCAACTCGCAAACGCATTGGAATCACGCGTCTGCACATGGAAGAAGATGCTGGGAAATTGGTACACGCAGGTAGCGATCGCCTCTCCGGTTCTTCCTATTCTCTGGTAGACTACAATCGCGCAGGTATCCCATTAGTAGAAATTGTCTCGGAACCGGATTTGCGTTCTGGATTAGAAGCTGCTGAATATGCCGAAGAGTTACGCCGGATTGTGCGGTATCTCGGCGTCAGTGACGGCAATATGCAAGAAGGATCTCTGCGTTGCGATGTCAACATTTCTGTGCGTCCAGTGGGACGAAAGGAATTTGGCACCAAGGTAGAAATTAAAAACATGAACTCCTTCAGCGCCATCCAACGGGCGATTGATTACGAAATTGAGCGCCAAATCGCCGCCATCGAAGCAGGCGATCGCATTATCCAAGAAACTCGGCTGTGGGAAGAAGGCGCTCAACGCACAAGTAGTATGCGGGTGAAGGAAGGTTCTAGCGATTATCGCTACTTCCCCGAACCAGATTTATCACCAATTGAGGTGACAAATGCCCAATTAGAGCAATGGCGCAGCGAATTACCAGAATTACCAGCCCAAAAACGCCATCATTATGAAAGTGAGTTGGGGCTTTCGGCTTACGATGCGCGAGTGTTGACAGAAGATCGTCCAGTAACCGAATATTTTGAAACTGCGATCGCATCTGGAGCAAATCCCAAAGCTGCTGCTAACTGGATTACCCAAGATATTGCAGCCCACCTCAATAAGCAAAAACTTAATATTACTGAAATCGCCCTGACTCCCATCAATTTAGCAGATATCATCACTCGCATTGAAACGGGCAAAATTAGCAATGCTCAAGCTAAACAAAAGTTGCCAGATTTGCTCAGTGGTGTTTCTCCTGAGAAAGCCTTTGCAGGTCTTGAGTTAATCACCGATCCTAGTGTACTAGAACCCATCGTTGATGAAGTTATAGCCGCCAATTCCAAAGAACTAGAAAAGTATCGCAACGGTAATACCAACCTCAAAGGCTTCTTTGTTGGACAAGTTCTGAAAAAGACAGACAAACGTGCCGATCCTAAGCTGACTAACGAATTGGTCGAGAAGAAACTGAACGCCTAG
- a CDS encoding cyanophycinase — protein sequence MMESHIKRQLVIIGGAEDKDGDSVILRDFVRRAGGTKAHIVILTAATELPREVGENYIRVFERLGAENTRIIDTETREDASSSTALEAISKATGIFFTGGDQARITSILKDTEIDVAIHKRFSEGIVIAGTSAGAAVMPDKMIVEGDSQTHPRIETVEMGPGMGFLPGVVIDQHFSQRGRLGRLISALILEPAVLGFGIDENTAMVVTDNQIEVIGEGAVTIVDESEATYNNMGEILKDESLAICGAKLHILPHGFKFDLKTRQPILNNVAVPVASINA from the coding sequence ATGATGGAAAGTCATATTAAACGGCAGTTGGTAATTATTGGCGGAGCCGAAGATAAAGATGGCGATTCCGTAATTTTGCGGGATTTTGTACGACGCGCTGGGGGTACAAAGGCGCACATTGTAATTCTGACAGCAGCAACGGAACTACCAAGAGAAGTGGGAGAAAATTATATCAGAGTGTTTGAGCGCCTGGGAGCCGAGAATACTCGCATTATTGATACAGAAACCCGCGAAGATGCATCTTCATCCACCGCATTGGAAGCAATTAGTAAAGCAACTGGGATATTTTTTACAGGGGGAGATCAAGCTCGAATTACCAGTATCCTCAAGGACACCGAAATCGATGTGGCGATTCACAAACGTTTCTCTGAAGGTATAGTTATCGCAGGCACAAGTGCGGGTGCTGCTGTGATGCCAGATAAAATGATCGTGGAAGGTGATTCGCAGACACATCCTCGGATAGAAACTGTTGAAATGGGCCCAGGTATGGGATTTTTACCAGGGGTAGTAATTGACCAGCATTTCTCTCAGCGGGGACGCTTGGGACGCTTAATTTCAGCTTTAATACTAGAACCTGCTGTTTTGGGATTTGGTATTGACGAAAATACCGCTATGGTGGTGACAGATAACCAAATTGAAGTGATTGGTGAAGGTGCGGTTACGATTGTTGATGAATCAGAAGCTACATATAACAATATGGGCGAAATTTTGAAGGATGAGTCTTTGGCAATTTGTGGAGCAAAGCTTCATATCTTGCCACATGGATTCAAATTTGACCTCAAAACCCGTCAGCCTATCCTAAATAATGTTGCTGTACCAGTTGCTTCAATCAACGCCTAA